CGGTGACACGGCCCGGCAGCCCTACGGTCCCAAGCCGATCTCCGCCGTCCGCGAGTACGCGCTCGAGTGCCTCGACCACCTGGTCGCCCAGGGCGTCAAGGCCCTCGTCATCGCGTGCAACTCCGCCAGCGCCGCCGTCCTGCGCGACGCGCGCGAGCGCTACGACGTCCCCGTCGTCGAGGTCATCCTTCCCGCCACGCGCCGTGCCGTGAACGCCACACGCAACGGCCGGGTGGGCGTCATCTGCACGGCGGCCACCGCCACCTCCGGCGCCTACGACGACGCGTTCGCCGCCAATCCGGGGATCGAGCTGCACACCAGCACGTGCCCCCGCTTCGTCGAGTTCGTCGAGGCCGGGATCACCGGCGGGCCCGAGCTGATCGCCGTGGCGCAGGAGTACCTCGCGCCGCTGCAGGACGCCGGAGTCGACACGCTCGTGCTCGGCTGCACGCACTACCCGCTGCTGACGGGCGTCCTCGCGTACGTCATGGGCGATAGCGTGACCCTCGTGTCGAGCGCGGAGGAGACGGCCAAGGACGTGTACCGCCTGCTGGCGTCGCACGGCCTCGAGCGCGACCCGGCCCTGCCGGCTCCGGCGCACCGCTTCCTCACCACCGGCCATCCCGCCGAGTTCGCCGACCTGGGGCGCCGATTCCTCGGTCCCGAGGTGGAGTCGGTCGACCAGTTCGCGTGGGTGACGATGTGAGGCTCACGATCGTCGGCTGCTCCGGCTCGTTCCCGGGCCCGGACTCCGCCGCCAGCTGCTACCTCGTCGAGGCGCCGTTCGAGGACCGCACCTTCCGCCTGGTGCTCGACCTCGGCTCGGGGGCGCTCGGCCCGCTGCAGGAGTACATCGACCTGCGCGACATCGACGCGATCAGCCTGTCCCACCTGCACGCCGACCACTGCTTCGACATGAGCGGGCTCTACGTCGTGCGCAAGTACCACCCCGCGGGCCCGCCGCCGAAGATCCCGGTCTACGCGCCGCCGGGCAGCGACTGGCAGCTCTCGAACGCCTACGGGACCACCGCGCCCAACGGGATGACGCTGCCCTTCGAGTTCCACGACCTCGTCGACGGTCTCGAGACCACCATCGGGCCGTTCACCCTGACGGCGCGTCGCACCCCGCACCCCGTGGAGGCGTACGCGATCCGCGTCGAGAACGAGGGACGCGTCCTGGTGTACTCCGGTGACACCGGGCCCGACGACGGGCTGGCCGAGTTCGCCACGGGCGCCGACGTGTTCCTGTGCGAGGCGTCGTTCGTCGAGTCCGCCGAGAACCCGCCCGACCTGCACCTCACGGGGGCCGACGCGGGCCGCATCGCGGGGAAGGCCCGGGTGAGCCGGCTGCTGCTCACGCACATCCCGCCGTGGACCGATCGCGACGAGGTCGAGGCCGACCTCGCGACCACGTGGTCCGGGGAGCGAGCGCTCGTCCGTCCCGGCGACGTAGTCGAGTTGTAACCGTTCCCGGCGTTGCCGGGTGGGTCGGTAGGTAGTTAAGTGACTCTCGGTGCCCAAAGCACCGTGCCACCAGGGTGCGGCGTGTGTGTCCGGGGGGACGGGTGCCGAGAGAGGTAGATCGTGACGATCTCATGGAAGCCACTCGCCCTGGCCGCCGCACTCGCGGCCTCGGCACTGACGGGACCGGCGATCGCCGGCACCACGGCCTCGGCCGCACCCGCCACCGCGAAGGCCGCCGAGCCGCAGCCGTTCCACCCAGACCAGGACCTGAAGGACATCACCTTCCAGGGCAAGAAGGTCGACACGTCGCTGGAGTACCGGGGCAAGAGCTCGGCCCGTAGCCGCAGCGCAGCGCCGACCGCCGCGACCCCGCCCGTCGGCACCGTCCGACCGTGGCTCGCGCTCGACGACGTCGAGGGCGGCATCTACCGCAAGGACTACACGCTGCGCGGCGCGGGCGACCACATCGAGGTGTGGGTCGCCAACGACATCGCGTTCCCCGAGGGCGACTGCCGCGGCGACGACGCCACGGTCGTCACGGACGCCCAGGTGAACAGCCTCGTGAACGAGTTCGACACGAACATCTACCCGAAGGAGTCCGAGGCGTTCAGCACGCCGCCGGCCCGCGACGGGTCGAACGCGCTCATCGAGGGCGACTTCAGCGGTGGCGGCGAGAAGATCGTGACGCTCGTCGACAACGTCCGCGACGACAACTACTACGACTTCCCGGCGGCGCCGACGTACATCGCCGGCTTCTTCTGGTCGATCTTCAACGAGTACATGGACCGCAACGTCATGACGATCGACGCGTTCGACTGGGAGCACCGCACCGGCGCCGACCCGGTCGACGAGCCGACCGGTGACCTGTGCACGAGCCGCCCGGCCCGTCCGCACCTCTACGAGGGCACGTTCGCCCACGAGTACCAGCACCTGCTGCAGTACTACACCGACGCGAGCGAGACGATCGCCGTCAACGAGGGCCTGTCCGACTTCGCGCAGACCCTCGTGGGCTACGTCGACGGCAACCTCACCGTGAACGACAAGGGCGGCGACAGCCACCTCTACTGCTTCCAGGGCTTCGGCACGGTCCAGACGCCGTACAACACCAATCCGCGCGACTGCGGCGGCCCCGAGAACTCCTTCAACCTGTGGGACGAGGGCAACACGTCGTCCGGCGTGCTGGCCGACTACGGCCACGCGTACCAGCTGATGCTCTACCTGTACGACCGGTTCGGCCAGGACGTCATCTCGGCACTGCACCGCGACGGCGAGGACCAGGGCATCGCGGGCATCGAGAAGCAGCTCGAGGCCGAGGGCACGACCTTCCGCAAGGTCTTCCACGACTTCCAGTCGATGACCCTGCTGGACCGGATCGTCGGCGACGCGAAGCACTCGCTCCTCGTGGGCGCCTCGAAGTCCAAGGTCACCTCGCCGAGCCTGCGCTCGACGGTCAACCTCGACAACCCGGCCTCGTACGCCACGCCGGGCGCGGCCCCGAACGGCGCCGACTACGTGCCGGTCAAGGTCAAGGGCAAGGCGCTCACGGGTGCCCAGCTGCGCAACGCCACGTTCGAGGGTGCCAAGACGCTTCCCGCGCAGCCGCTGCGCTGGATGTCGGTCACCGACGACCCGGATCGCCCCGGCGACGCGGTGCTGTTCTCGGGCGACGCCAACAGCCTCGACGTCGCGGCGGTCACCTCGGTGAACGTCCCGGCGGGCTCGCCCACGCTCACCCTCGACGCCAAGTACGGCGCCGAGGAGGGCTACGACTACGGCTACGTCCAGGTCTCCACCGACGGCGGCGCCACGTACACGTCGATCGCCGGCGACCAGACGGTCGACGGCCCGCAGGGACCGGCGCTCGCCGGCACCACCGACGGCTTCGAGCAGCACACGTTCGACCTGTCGGCCTACGCCGGCCAGGAGATCCTGCTGTCGTTCCGGTACATCTCGGACGGCGGGGTCAACGAGGGCGGCCTG
This genomic interval from Aeromicrobium choanae contains the following:
- a CDS encoding choice-of-anchor J domain-containing protein, with product MTISWKPLALAAALAASALTGPAIAGTTASAAPATAKAAEPQPFHPDQDLKDITFQGKKVDTSLEYRGKSSARSRSAAPTAATPPVGTVRPWLALDDVEGGIYRKDYTLRGAGDHIEVWVANDIAFPEGDCRGDDATVVTDAQVNSLVNEFDTNIYPKESEAFSTPPARDGSNALIEGDFSGGGEKIVTLVDNVRDDNYYDFPAAPTYIAGFFWSIFNEYMDRNVMTIDAFDWEHRTGADPVDEPTGDLCTSRPARPHLYEGTFAHEYQHLLQYYTDASETIAVNEGLSDFAQTLVGYVDGNLTVNDKGGDSHLYCFQGFGTVQTPYNTNPRDCGGPENSFNLWDEGNTSSGVLADYGHAYQLMLYLYDRFGQDVISALHRDGEDQGIAGIEKQLEAEGTTFRKVFHDFQSMTLLDRIVGDAKHSLLVGASKSKVTSPSLRSTVNLDNPASYATPGAAPNGADYVPVKVKGKALTGAQLRNATFEGAKTLPAQPLRWMSVTDDPDRPGDAVLFSGDANSLDVAAVTSVNVPAGSPTLTLDAKYGAEEGYDYGYVQVSTDGGATYTSIAGDQTVDGPQGPALAGTTDGFEQHTFDLSAYAGQEILLSFRYISDGGVNEGGLKIDNVVVGDTTVSDGSNIGDFSSPTQVRPTPVENWHVKLVGIRPGKVPYVAQVASDGKSTVKLDTLSLLKLKPAKQIVAIISYDDSTEMVQQYAPYKLTVNGELQPGGS
- the murI gene encoding glutamate racemase; this translates as MSDAPIGIFDSGFGGLTVARAVLDQLPHEPIVYLGDTARQPYGPKPISAVREYALECLDHLVAQGVKALVIACNSASAAVLRDARERYDVPVVEVILPATRRAVNATRNGRVGVICTAATATSGAYDDAFAANPGIELHTSTCPRFVEFVEAGITGGPELIAVAQEYLAPLQDAGVDTLVLGCTHYPLLTGVLAYVMGDSVTLVSSAEETAKDVYRLLASHGLERDPALPAPAHRFLTTGHPAEFADLGRRFLGPEVESVDQFAWVTM
- a CDS encoding MBL fold metallo-hydrolase; the encoded protein is MRLTIVGCSGSFPGPDSAASCYLVEAPFEDRTFRLVLDLGSGALGPLQEYIDLRDIDAISLSHLHADHCFDMSGLYVVRKYHPAGPPPKIPVYAPPGSDWQLSNAYGTTAPNGMTLPFEFHDLVDGLETTIGPFTLTARRTPHPVEAYAIRVENEGRVLVYSGDTGPDDGLAEFATGADVFLCEASFVESAENPPDLHLTGADAGRIAGKARVSRLLLTHIPPWTDRDEVEADLATTWSGERALVRPGDVVEL